The following coding sequences are from one Collimonas arenae window:
- a CDS encoding GntR family transcriptional regulator: MSSIPSNVSSSDPAGQSAAVPGASPTFSPLYQQIKALIMQRLQSGEWKPGELIPSEVELGNRFKVSQGTVRKAIDELAAENLLVRRQGKGTFVATHHEARSQFRFLRLMPDSDQPQTTDKKVIELKRLRAPAEIARLLGMKSGDSVVYVKRVLAFDGVPTILEELWLPGALFKTLTLERLAEYKGPMYGLFETEFGTRMIRATEQIRAASADGDAAELLAVEKSSPLLCVERVSFTYGDKPVEVRRGLYVTSRHHYQNELS; this comes from the coding sequence ATGAGTTCCATCCCGTCCAATGTGAGTAGCAGCGACCCAGCCGGCCAGAGCGCCGCTGTCCCCGGAGCGTCTCCGACGTTCAGTCCGCTCTACCAGCAAATCAAGGCGTTGATCATGCAGCGCCTGCAATCCGGTGAATGGAAGCCGGGTGAGTTGATCCCCAGCGAAGTCGAGCTAGGTAACCGTTTCAAGGTCAGCCAAGGCACAGTGCGCAAGGCGATCGACGAGTTGGCCGCGGAAAACCTGCTGGTGCGACGTCAGGGCAAGGGGACGTTCGTTGCGACTCATCACGAGGCGCGTTCGCAGTTCCGTTTCCTGCGCCTGATGCCGGATAGCGATCAGCCACAAACCACCGATAAAAAAGTCATTGAGCTGAAGCGCTTGCGCGCTCCGGCGGAAATTGCACGTTTGCTCGGCATGAAGTCGGGCGATTCGGTGGTGTATGTCAAACGCGTATTGGCGTTTGATGGCGTGCCGACAATTCTTGAGGAATTGTGGTTGCCGGGAGCATTGTTCAAGACGTTGACGCTGGAGCGGTTGGCCGAATACAAGGGGCCGATGTATGGCTTGTTCGAGACGGAGTTCGGCACGCGCATGATTCGCGCCACCGAGCAGATCCGCGCCGCCAGCGCTGATGGCGATGCGGCTGAGCTGCTGGCGGTTGAGAAGTCGTCGCCGCTGCTGTGCGTGGAGCGCGTGTCCTTTACCTATGGCGACAAACCGGTAGAAGTGCGGCGCGGGTTGTATGTGACCAGTCGCCATCACTACCAGAACGAATTGAGTTGA
- the acnA gene encoding aconitate hydratase AcnA — protein sequence MSRNTLNTLKEFKISDSKKGKFYSLPALEKKLGINISRLPVSIRIVLESVLRNCDGKKVTEEHVKQLAAWGANAARTDEIPFVVARVVLQDFTGVPLLADLAAMRNVAASLGKNAKNIEPLVPVDLVVDHSVQIDHFREKKALDLNMKLEFQRNNERYQFMKWGMQAFDTFGVVPPGFGIVHQVNLEYLARGVHKKDSVYYPDTLVGTDSHTTMINGIGVVGWGVGGIEAEAGMLGQPVYFLTPDVVGVNLTGQLREGVTATDLVLTITELLRKAKVVGKFVEFFGEGTASLSLTDRATIANMAPEYGATMGFFPVDDATIEYFQGTGRSKAEIDAFAGYFKAQNLYGIPKAGDIDYTTVVELDLGTVAPSLAGPKRPQDRIEIGHVKANFAELFSKPIAENGFNKKAEDLDATYTNADGVKLQNGDVLIAAITSCTNTSNPSVMLAAGLLAKKAVEAGLKVPAHIKTSLAPGSRVVTEYLEAAGLLPYLEKLGFGVTAYGCTTCIGNAGDLTPAMNEAIVKNDVVASAVLSGNRNFEARIHPNIRSNFLASPPLVVAYAIAGNMTRDLMTEPVGKGKGGKDIYLGDIWPTSQEVAKLMKFAMNAKTFKANYADVKGAPGKLWEAIKGVAGGEVYNWPKSTYIAEPPFFQDFTMVPKAAATGITGARALGVFGDSITTDHISPAGSIKESSPAGKWLIANGVLKADFNSYGSRRGNHEIMMRGTFANVRIKNLMIPATPDGSRVEGGITLFQPTGEETSIYDAAMQYIKDGVPTMVFAGEEYGTGSSRDWAAKGTQLLGVKAVFARSFERIHRSNLVGMGVLPLQFIGTDSVQTLGITGNETFDLKGIDGEIKPQQDATLVIHRANGETKEVKVLLRIDTPIEVDYYKHGGILPFVLRQLLAA from the coding sequence ATGTCCCGCAACACGCTGAATACACTCAAGGAATTCAAGATTTCCGACTCCAAGAAAGGCAAGTTCTATTCCTTGCCAGCCCTGGAGAAAAAACTCGGCATCAACATCTCGCGCCTGCCTGTGTCGATCCGTATCGTGCTGGAATCCGTACTGCGTAACTGCGACGGCAAGAAGGTCACCGAAGAGCACGTCAAACAATTGGCAGCCTGGGGCGCCAACGCAGCCCGTACCGACGAAATCCCTTTCGTCGTAGCGCGCGTCGTGCTGCAAGACTTTACCGGCGTACCGCTGCTGGCCGACCTCGCCGCCATGCGCAACGTCGCCGCTTCGCTGGGCAAGAACGCCAAGAACATCGAGCCGCTGGTGCCGGTTGACCTGGTTGTCGACCACTCGGTGCAGATCGACCATTTCCGTGAAAAGAAAGCGCTCGACCTGAACATGAAACTGGAATTCCAGCGCAACAACGAGCGCTACCAGTTCATGAAATGGGGCATGCAGGCATTCGATACATTCGGCGTCGTGCCTCCTGGCTTCGGCATCGTCCACCAGGTCAATCTGGAATACCTGGCACGCGGTGTCCACAAGAAGGATTCGGTCTACTATCCGGACACCCTGGTCGGTACTGACTCCCACACCACCATGATCAACGGTATCGGCGTAGTCGGCTGGGGCGTGGGCGGCATTGAGGCGGAAGCCGGCATGCTGGGCCAACCGGTTTACTTCCTGACACCGGACGTAGTCGGCGTCAATCTGACCGGCCAGCTGCGTGAAGGCGTCACTGCAACCGACCTGGTGCTGACCATCACCGAACTGCTGCGCAAAGCAAAGGTTGTTGGCAAGTTCGTTGAATTCTTCGGCGAAGGCACTGCCTCGCTGAGCCTGACCGACCGCGCCACCATCGCCAACATGGCGCCTGAATACGGCGCCACTATGGGCTTCTTCCCAGTTGACGACGCGACTATCGAATACTTCCAGGGCACCGGCCGCAGCAAAGCGGAAATCGATGCATTCGCTGGCTACTTCAAGGCACAAAACCTGTACGGCATTCCAAAGGCAGGCGACATTGACTACACCACTGTCGTCGAACTCGATCTGGGTACCGTTGCGCCGTCGCTGGCAGGTCCAAAGCGTCCGCAAGACCGTATCGAAATCGGCCACGTCAAAGCCAATTTCGCAGAATTGTTCAGCAAGCCTATCGCAGAAAACGGCTTCAACAAGAAAGCCGAAGACCTGGACGCGACTTACACCAACGCTGACGGCGTCAAGCTGCAGAACGGCGACGTATTGATCGCTGCCATCACTTCTTGCACCAACACTTCCAACCCAAGCGTCATGCTGGCGGCTGGTTTGCTGGCCAAGAAGGCGGTCGAAGCCGGCCTCAAAGTGCCTGCGCATATCAAAACTTCGCTGGCCCCTGGCTCGCGTGTCGTCACCGAGTACCTGGAAGCGGCTGGCCTGCTGCCGTACCTGGAAAAACTCGGCTTTGGCGTCACTGCCTACGGTTGCACAACCTGTATCGGTAACGCTGGCGACCTGACACCAGCCATGAACGAAGCTATCGTCAAGAACGACGTGGTGGCATCGGCTGTGTTGTCCGGTAACCGTAACTTCGAAGCACGGATCCACCCGAACATTCGCTCCAACTTCCTGGCCTCGCCACCGTTGGTTGTTGCTTACGCAATCGCCGGCAACATGACGCGCGACCTGATGACTGAGCCTGTCGGCAAGGGCAAGGGCGGCAAGGATATCTATCTGGGCGACATCTGGCCAACTTCGCAAGAAGTTGCCAAGCTGATGAAGTTTGCGATGAATGCCAAGACCTTCAAAGCCAACTACGCTGATGTCAAGGGCGCACCAGGCAAGCTGTGGGAAGCCATCAAGGGCGTCGCCGGCGGCGAAGTCTACAACTGGCCGAAATCGACCTACATTGCTGAGCCACCGTTCTTCCAGGACTTCACCATGGTGCCGAAGGCAGCTGCCACCGGCATTACCGGCGCGCGTGCACTGGGCGTGTTCGGCGATTCGATCACTACCGACCACATTTCGCCGGCCGGCTCCATCAAGGAATCCAGCCCAGCAGGTAAATGGCTGATCGCCAACGGCGTGCTGAAGGCGGACTTCAACTCCTACGGCTCGCGTCGCGGCAATCATGAAATCATGATGCGCGGTACGTTCGCCAACGTTCGTATCAAGAACCTGATGATCCCGGCAACACCGGATGGTTCGCGTGTCGAAGGCGGCATCACCCTGTTCCAGCCTACCGGCGAAGAAACATCGATCTACGACGCAGCAATGCAATACATCAAGGATGGCGTGCCAACCATGGTGTTTGCTGGTGAAGAGTACGGCACAGGTTCGTCGCGCGACTGGGCAGCCAAGGGCACTCAACTGCTGGGCGTGAAGGCTGTGTTTGCGCGTTCGTTCGAGCGTATCCACCGCTCCAACCTGGTCGGCATGGGCGTGTTGCCACTGCAATTCATCGGTACCGACAGCGTGCAAACCCTGGGCATCACCGGCAATGAAACCTTCGACCTGAAGGGCATCGACGGCGAAATCAAGCCACAGCAAGATGCTACCCTGGTGATCCATCGCGCCAACGGCGAAACCAAGGAAGTCAAGGTTCTGCTGCGTATCGACACACCGATCGAAGTTGATTACTACAAACACGGCGGTATCCTGCCGTTCGTGCTGCGCCAGTTGCTGGCAGCATAA
- a CDS encoding DUF6911 family protein, whose amino-acid sequence MRENSIVSWTVSSQSASVKGGSLVNPSWREVEEKLLLSLKDAGTVTLDIEDQNGHPRSLQVRAEGGMFVITLGVEAKNDWVVRTYQNPIAKSENILILGDVWNARIVCDDKALVVAAFDEFYNTGDVSEKYLPY is encoded by the coding sequence ATGAGAGAAAATAGTATAGTTTCATGGACAGTATCTTCGCAATCTGCATCTGTTAAGGGGGGAAGTCTAGTTAACCCCTCGTGGCGAGAGGTTGAGGAAAAACTGTTACTCTCGTTAAAAGACGCTGGCACGGTTACGCTAGATATTGAAGACCAAAATGGCCATCCCCGATCGCTTCAGGTGAGAGCTGAGGGAGGTATGTTTGTTATTACTCTTGGTGTAGAGGCAAAGAATGATTGGGTTGTTCGAACTTATCAAAACCCGATTGCTAAATCGGAGAATATCTTAATACTGGGTGATGTTTGGAATGCTAGAATTGTTTGTGATGATAAAGCTCTCGTAGTGGCAGCATTTGATGAGTTTTACAATACAGGTGATGTGTCAGAAAAATATTTACCTTATTAG
- a CDS encoding DUF2863 family protein has protein sequence MRRPSKKPSRKFSTDSHRLAELAQALTQASSRLEERSWERDIEALLNKHFKAHHQEPIDGALEQLFPTQPDAYDALMDVVEACSESSSIEYQGKQYDCLLIGIPLLAWTRFSIGSGPIPADVMTTLSAHLHAHILAPEVLTGIVPTLYAIDQLPRSHSDTYALLHQLAHAALSAVPVRSPANPPPTAPFLADTRYVLAALVVPTGMPLFRWQLAHGHAGHIAADQEQALEQWRNQMTPNLTRLLPGCGVQLLLPEAYFSACREADLQIRPASLRAASYYLTHTLEIASKDLHASIGRFSEQPESGRVDEYRIGFSLGQTNEVIYGVVWPLYGPEEANEDVIVRSSDADPATAEAETPLEQILALLRECGIDDIQRHAGLYAMEFCDDCGTPLYPDREGDLVHPEMPEDAPTGSAHFH, from the coding sequence ATGCGCCGTCCGTCAAAAAAACCTTCCCGTAAATTTTCCACTGACAGCCACCGCTTGGCCGAACTGGCGCAGGCATTGACACAAGCCTCCAGCCGTCTCGAAGAACGCTCATGGGAACGTGATATCGAAGCCTTGCTCAACAAGCACTTCAAGGCGCACCACCAGGAACCGATCGACGGCGCGCTGGAACAACTGTTTCCAACCCAGCCCGATGCCTATGATGCGTTGATGGATGTGGTCGAAGCCTGCAGCGAATCGAGCAGCATCGAGTATCAAGGCAAGCAATACGATTGCCTGTTGATTGGCATACCGTTACTGGCGTGGACCCGTTTCTCGATTGGCTCCGGCCCGATTCCGGCCGACGTGATGACGACGCTCAGCGCCCATCTGCATGCCCATATCCTGGCGCCGGAAGTGCTGACGGGAATCGTGCCGACGCTGTACGCGATCGACCAATTACCGCGTAGTCATTCCGACACTTACGCGTTGTTGCATCAGCTGGCGCATGCGGCGCTGAGCGCGGTGCCAGTGCGCAGTCCTGCCAATCCACCGCCAACTGCACCGTTCCTGGCAGATACCCGCTATGTGCTAGCGGCGCTGGTGGTCCCGACCGGCATGCCGCTGTTCCGCTGGCAGCTGGCGCACGGCCACGCCGGCCACATCGCGGCCGACCAGGAACAGGCATTGGAACAATGGCGCAACCAGATGACGCCCAACCTGACGCGCCTGCTGCCGGGTTGCGGTGTCCAACTGCTACTGCCTGAAGCCTATTTTTCAGCCTGCCGCGAAGCCGATCTGCAAATTCGCCCGGCCTCGCTGCGCGCCGCCAGCTATTACCTGACCCACACCCTGGAAATCGCATCGAAGGACCTGCATGCCAGCATCGGCCGCTTCAGCGAACAGCCGGAGAGCGGCCGCGTCGATGAATACCGGATCGGCTTCTCGCTGGGACAGACCAACGAAGTGATCTACGGCGTCGTATGGCCGCTGTATGGCCCCGAAGAAGCCAATGAAGATGTCATCGTGCGCAGCAGTGATGCCGACCCGGCAACCGCCGAAGCCGAAACGCCGCTGGAACAGATCCTGGCCCTGCTGCGTGAGTGCGGCATCGACGACATCCAGCGCCATGCCGGCCTGTATGCGATGGAATTCTGCGATGATTGCGGCACGCCGCTGTACCCGGATCGCGAAGGCGACCTGGTACATCCGGAGATGCCAGAGGATGCGCCAACTGGATCAGCGCATTTTCATTGA
- a CDS encoding M14 family metallopeptidase, with amino-acid sequence MPIKISQQFDAGAIEVVRADDPQQIDLKIRSDSHADFTQWFYFRLQGAREEACRIRFLNAGATTYPKGWENYQAVASYDRETWFRVPTEFDGEVMTIEHTPDRDSVYYAYFEPYSWERHLALLGSAEESPLARVEDIGSTIDGRDMNVLVIGDPDAPKKVWVIARQHPGETMAEWFVDGMVDALLDRSDPLATTLMQKAVFYIVPNMNPDGSVRGNLRTNAAGANLNREWMAPSLERSPEVFAVRNKIHEVGCDLFLDVHGDEALPYVFVAGSEMLEDFSPQQALEQQKFIDDFQRASPDFQTEFGYAASKYSDDVLTLASKYIGHTFKCVSLTLELPFKDNANLPDVETGWDGARSARLGAVVLQPILRAFS; translated from the coding sequence ATGCCAATTAAAATTAGCCAGCAGTTTGACGCCGGAGCGATTGAAGTGGTGCGCGCCGATGATCCTCAGCAAATCGACTTGAAAATCCGTAGCGATTCGCACGCGGATTTCACCCAGTGGTTTTACTTCCGCCTGCAGGGCGCGCGCGAGGAGGCGTGCCGGATTCGTTTCCTGAATGCTGGCGCGACCACCTATCCAAAGGGCTGGGAAAACTATCAGGCGGTGGCGAGCTATGATCGCGAGACCTGGTTCCGGGTGCCGACCGAGTTCGATGGCGAAGTGATGACCATCGAGCATACGCCGGACCGCGACAGCGTCTATTACGCTTACTTTGAACCGTATTCCTGGGAGCGTCACCTGGCGTTGCTGGGTAGCGCTGAAGAGTCGCCGTTGGCGCGAGTAGAGGATATCGGCAGCACGATCGATGGCCGCGACATGAATGTGCTGGTCATTGGCGATCCGGATGCGCCGAAGAAGGTGTGGGTCATCGCGCGCCAGCATCCTGGCGAGACCATGGCTGAATGGTTTGTCGACGGCATGGTCGATGCGCTGCTGGACCGTTCCGATCCGCTGGCGACGACCCTGATGCAGAAAGCGGTGTTCTACATCGTGCCGAACATGAATCCGGATGGCTCGGTGCGCGGCAATCTGCGTACCAACGCGGCTGGCGCCAATCTGAACCGCGAGTGGATGGCGCCATCGTTGGAGCGCAGCCCGGAAGTGTTTGCGGTGCGCAACAAGATCCACGAAGTCGGCTGCGATCTGTTTCTGGACGTGCATGGCGACGAAGCGCTGCCGTACGTGTTCGTGGCCGGTTCGGAAATGCTGGAGGATTTCAGCCCGCAGCAGGCGCTGGAGCAGCAAAAATTCATCGACGATTTTCAGCGTGCCAGCCCGGATTTCCAGACTGAGTTCGGCTACGCGGCGAGCAAGTACAGCGACGACGTGTTGACTCTGGCGTCCAAGTATATCGGCCATACCTTCAAGTGCGTATCGCTGACGCTGGAGTTGCCATTCAAGGACAATGCCAATCTGCCTGATGTTGAAACTGGTTGGGATGGTGCGCGTAGCGCACGCCTGGGGGCGGTGGTGTTGCAGCCGATACTGCGGGCTTTCTCTTAA
- a CDS encoding HpcH/HpaI aldolase/citrate lyase family protein: MHPTEVLFLGKQQPVSLPVCDHYAGAEKLMRKSLTLQQELGPVFDITFDCEDGASAGNEIAHAQLTASVIAGAENRFERIGARVHDIGSSFFEQDIQIICQGAASRLAYLMLPKAESVGEVRSAIDLINHHASRAGRQALPVHVLIETHGALADVFAVAALPQVQSLSFGIMDFVSAHYGAIPSDAMRSPGQFSHPLVTRAKLEIAAACHAHGKVPSHNVTTDIKDMATVAADARQAREQFGYTRMWSIHPQQIRAIVQAFTPPPSEIAEAAQILHAAQHAAWGPIQHHGILHDRASYRYYWTVLQRAKSSGIAVPEIATTLL, translated from the coding sequence ATGCATCCTACCGAGGTCTTATTCCTAGGCAAGCAACAACCGGTATCGTTACCGGTCTGCGATCATTACGCCGGCGCTGAAAAGCTCATGCGTAAATCGCTCACGCTGCAACAGGAACTGGGCCCAGTATTCGACATCACCTTCGACTGTGAAGATGGCGCCAGCGCAGGCAACGAAATAGCGCATGCGCAATTGACGGCCAGCGTCATTGCCGGCGCAGAAAATCGCTTTGAGCGCATCGGCGCTCGCGTACATGACATCGGCAGCAGTTTTTTCGAACAAGATATCCAGATCATCTGCCAGGGTGCCGCCAGTCGGCTGGCCTATCTGATGCTGCCCAAGGCCGAAAGCGTCGGCGAAGTGCGCAGCGCCATTGATCTCATCAATCACCATGCCAGCCGCGCTGGGCGGCAAGCATTGCCGGTCCACGTACTGATTGAAACGCATGGCGCGCTGGCCGACGTGTTCGCCGTCGCCGCACTGCCTCAGGTGCAATCGCTGTCATTCGGCATCATGGATTTCGTTTCCGCGCATTACGGCGCCATCCCCAGCGATGCGATGCGCTCGCCAGGACAATTCAGCCACCCGCTGGTAACCCGCGCCAAACTGGAAATTGCCGCCGCCTGCCATGCGCATGGCAAAGTGCCCTCACATAACGTCACGACTGACATCAAGGACATGGCGACCGTCGCCGCCGATGCGCGGCAAGCCAGGGAGCAATTCGGCTACACCCGGATGTGGAGCATCCATCCACAGCAGATCCGCGCTATCGTACAAGCTTTTACCCCGCCGCCATCGGAAATCGCCGAGGCGGCACAGATCCTGCATGCGGCGCAACACGCCGCATGGGGACCAATACAGCATCACGGCATACTGCATGACCGCGCCAGCTATCGTTATTACTGGACAGTCCTGCAGCGCGCCAAAAGCAGCGGCATTGCAGTACCTGAAATCGCAACAACCTTGTTATAA